The DNA window GCCGTTCGGGAAGAGGAGAGAGCCGGAGCCCGCCGCCGTGTTGACCTCCAGGCCTCGCAGCGCCTCGAAGCTGCAGAGCCGCGCGATGTCCTCGGCGACCCCGGCCGCCTCCTCGGCCGGCGAGAGCGGCTGCCCGACGAACCGTGCGAGCCTCCGCACGTTGCCGGCGGGGTCGAGCAGGATCTCCTCGTACCGCAGGAACAGCACCGTCTCCGGGCTCTCCTTGCTGGCGTTCCAGTAGCCCAGGACATGGTCCCAGATGGGGCCGCTGAAGGACACGCCCTCGCAGGCGTGCTCGAACACGTCGGAGAACGCGAGGTCGGGTTGGACTCGTCTGTTGAAGTGCCACAGAGAGACCAGCATGTCCTTGGGGTTCCTGCCGAAACAGATCGTTGTGATTAGCACCGGTAATTACTAGTACTAGACACCAATATATAAGAAGCATATATTTAAATCAAATCAAACACCTGATGATGATCAGCGTGTACCTGCAAATGTAGACGATTTTGCAGTCGGGGTTGTTGCTGATGGAGGCGGGCAGGATCGCGTGGTGCATGTGCGTGGCCATGAGCCTCGGCGACGGCAGAGCGCCCATCTTGCGGCTCCCGGCCGAGCCGTCGGCGAACAGCATCTCCATGAACGGGACGCAGTCGTGcgggttgaggcggaggagtgGGTGCCCCGCGCCCGCGGGAGGGTACGCGCCCCGCGCCATGGTGGCGAAGGCCAGGGCCTTGAGCCACGTGGTGCCGCACTTGTGCGGGCTCGCGAGGACGACGtcgccgcggcgcggcgcgaagCTCCCCTGCCGGATGGCGACGACCCCCGGCACGCACACCCGGGCCACCCACGTGCCCTGGTACCAGCGCAGGCGCCGCCTGGCGTCGCCCGGGAGCGCGACGGCGGTAGCGGCGctggcgtcgtcgtcgtcgtcgggcTCCTTGGGCGGAGGCCCGGGGTCCGGCCTCGCGCCGCAGACGTCCGCGAACGGCACCGGGCCAACAACGCTGGGTGCGTTCGCGGTCGCCATGGAGTTCGTGCGTGAATGGGTTTGATCGAGTACCCAGCGTATATATTATCAGTTGCTAGTGACACACCACCACTTGTTAACTCTGTT is part of the Panicum hallii strain FIL2 chromosome 2, PHallii_v3.1, whole genome shotgun sequence genome and encodes:
- the LOC112882644 gene encoding flavonol sulfotransferase-like; this translates as MATANAPSVVGPVPFADVCGARPDPGPPPKEPDDDDDASAATAVALPGDARRRLRWYQGTWVARVCVPGVVAIRQGSFAPRRGDVVLASPHKCGTTWLKALAFATMARGAYPPAGAGHPLLRLNPHDCVPFMEMLFADGSAGSRKMGALPSPRLMATHMHHAILPASISNNPDCKIVYICRNPKDMLVSLWHFNRRVQPDLAFSDVFEHACEGVSFSGPIWDHVLGYWNASKESPETVLFLRYEEILLDPAGNVRRLARFVGQPLSPAEEAAGVAEDIARLCSFEALRGLEVNTAAGSGSLLFPNGAYFRRGQAGDWANRMTPEMARRLDAVMEEKLRGSGLSFA